Proteins from a genomic interval of Haemophilus parainfluenzae T3T1:
- a CDS encoding heavy-metal-associated domain-containing protein, with product MKSITLHVTGMTCGGCVKSVTRVLEELNGVEKAVVTLDDGKAVVTFDESAVSIPQLIETIEDAGFDATE from the coding sequence ATGAAATCAATTACATTACATGTAACAGGAATGACTTGTGGTGGTTGTGTGAAAAGCGTCACAAGAGTGTTGGAAGAACTTAATGGCGTAGAAAAAGCCGTAGTAACACTTGATGATGGTAAAGCAGTGGTTACCTTTGATGAAAGTGCGGTCAGTATTCCACAATTAATTGAAACAATTGAAGACGCAGGTTTTGATGCAACAGAATAA
- the cpxA gene encoding envelope stress sensor histidine kinase CpxA: protein MLIKKFSLNQLTIRTFTVFWLAFFAMTALLVALPYFDSRLYSDLNQNEISSYQKKLVESIRNNRINGILAGVPVLPTDKFDSARPVIMTPEKEIFGALGEERMHIAQFAQESSNFAQPQRKTFKDIQIAGPFKVYIGDSDQASELFFVSRANGQQEILRYMLDHPWILLLLTLIITTPLLWWFTHTIVKPITNLQKAANSVALGNFKVDNELANHGPAELREVGQSFNKMSIAIDNLISNQHNLLSSISHELKTPLTRLQLSTALVRHQTGDIEPVKRIEKEIQRMDKMISELLLISRQQMHSQMEHNLFSIVQLWDDVIKDALFEAEQRKITCDVNISILHPEKHMIYGNLSLLTSAIENIVRNALKYTKDRIFLTINLQKNEQDENCLQIRVDDNGLGLPPEEFDKIFKPFYRVDETRTRATGGTGLGLTIVYNVVNEHNGKVWAESSNLGGLAVTIQLPLWKQH, encoded by the coding sequence ATGCTCATTAAGAAATTCAGCTTAAATCAGCTCACTATACGCACATTTACTGTCTTTTGGTTGGCATTCTTTGCCATGACCGCGCTTTTAGTCGCACTTCCTTATTTTGATAGCCGCTTATACTCAGATTTAAATCAAAATGAAATATCGAGTTATCAAAAGAAACTCGTCGAATCAATTCGTAATAATAGAATCAATGGCATCCTCGCTGGCGTTCCTGTGCTTCCAACAGATAAATTCGACTCTGCTCGCCCAGTTATTATGACGCCTGAAAAAGAAATCTTCGGTGCTTTAGGCGAAGAAAGAATGCATATTGCTCAGTTCGCCCAAGAATCAAGTAACTTTGCCCAGCCACAACGCAAAACATTTAAAGATATCCAAATTGCAGGACCTTTTAAAGTCTATATTGGCGATTCCGACCAAGCATCCGAATTATTCTTTGTGTCTCGAGCAAATGGCCAACAAGAAATTTTGCGTTATATGCTTGATCACCCTTGGATCTTACTGCTCTTAACATTAATTATTACAACACCTTTGCTTTGGTGGTTCACTCATACCATCGTCAAACCTATTACCAATTTACAAAAAGCCGCTAATAGCGTGGCATTAGGTAACTTCAAAGTTGATAATGAGTTAGCAAATCATGGTCCAGCAGAATTGCGAGAAGTAGGTCAAAGTTTTAACAAAATGTCGATTGCGATTGATAATCTAATTTCAAACCAACACAATCTACTTTCGTCCATCTCACATGAATTAAAAACACCATTAACGCGTTTACAACTTTCTACTGCACTGGTTCGTCATCAAACGGGTGATATTGAACCGGTAAAACGCATTGAAAAAGAAATACAACGAATGGATAAGATGATCAGTGAATTGTTGCTCATTTCCCGTCAACAAATGCATTCTCAAATGGAGCACAATTTATTTTCCATTGTTCAACTCTGGGACGATGTCATAAAGGATGCCCTATTTGAAGCAGAACAACGCAAAATAACTTGTGATGTCAATATCTCTATTTTACATCCTGAAAAACACATGATTTATGGCAACCTAAGCTTACTCACCAGTGCAATTGAAAACATTGTTCGCAATGCGTTGAAATACACTAAAGACCGTATTTTTCTCACTATTAACTTACAAAAAAATGAACAGGATGAGAACTGCCTACAAATTCGAGTGGATGATAATGGCTTAGGCTTACCACCTGAAGAGTTTGATAAAATCTTTAAGCCATTCTATCGTGTAGATGAAACCCGAACACGGGCCACTGGTGGAACAGGGTTGGGATTAACCATTGTTTATAATGTAGTTAATGAACACAATGGAAAAGTATGGGCCGAATCCAGCAACTTGGGCGGGCTTGCCGTCACGATTCAACTTCCCTTATGGAAGCAACATTAA
- the yejK gene encoding nucleoid-associated protein YejK, with protein MSITVNQIVLHQLVKHAGNETTTMESVLRDELLTITPEVEQMMLQLHQGYQNKGKAFGVFQENSIFAQDLNRLLENEINFLNFSQQSTKLLAQELGKYNFADSGTLILCQYNFLATDYLFIALLDSRISMLVDENLEIRRTEYLDITQFDIAARINLTDLQVNANSNRYLTFIKGRVGRKISDFFMDFLGAEEGLNPQVQNQCLLQAVSDYCEQGELNKEQTQAVKKQVFEYCKGQLASGDEIALTELSANLPTLNERPFVTFTEEQDYGLEETIPPVRSALKTLTKFSGSGKGVTLSFDADLLNNRIEWDPLTDTLTIKGIPPNLKDQLQKALKCDN; from the coding sequence ATGAGCATTACGGTTAATCAAATCGTGCTACATCAATTAGTTAAGCACGCTGGAAATGAAACCACTACAATGGAAAGCGTGTTACGTGATGAACTTCTCACCATTACGCCAGAAGTCGAACAAATGATGTTGCAATTACATCAAGGTTATCAAAATAAAGGCAAAGCTTTTGGTGTCTTCCAAGAGAATTCCATTTTTGCACAAGATCTGAATCGTTTATTAGAAAATGAAATCAACTTTTTAAATTTCAGCCAACAATCCACAAAATTATTAGCGCAAGAATTGGGCAAATATAATTTTGCAGACAGCGGTACGCTTATCCTATGCCAATATAACTTTTTAGCGACGGATTACCTATTCATTGCTTTGTTGGATAGCCGTATCAGCATGTTAGTTGACGAGAATCTTGAAATTCGCCGTACAGAATACTTAGATATCACACAATTTGATATTGCGGCACGAATCAACTTAACGGATTTACAAGTAAATGCAAACTCAAACCGCTACCTTACCTTCATTAAAGGTCGTGTAGGCCGTAAAATTAGTGACTTTTTTATGGATTTTTTGGGTGCAGAAGAAGGTCTAAATCCACAAGTTCAAAACCAATGCTTATTACAAGCGGTAAGTGATTACTGTGAACAAGGTGAGCTAAATAAAGAACAAACTCAGGCGGTGAAAAAACAGGTATTTGAATACTGCAAAGGTCAATTAGCAAGCGGTGATGAGATCGCATTAACTGAACTTTCAGCCAATTTGCCGACTCTAAACGAGCGCCCTTTTGTCACCTTTACAGAAGAGCAAGATTACGGCTTGGAAGAAACGATTCCGCCAGTACGCTCAGCCTTAAAAACATTAACGAAGTTTTCAGGTTCCGGTAAAGGTGTCACATTAAGCTTTGATGCGGATTTATTGAATAACCGTATTGAATGGGATCCACTTACAGATACTTTAACAATCAAAGGGATACCACCAAATTTAAAAGATCAACTTCAAAAAGCATTAAAGTGCGATAATTAA
- a CDS encoding heavy metal translocating P-type ATPase, whose translation MQQNKKIAIQIEGMTCQSCANRIEKVLNRKDFVSEAGVNFAAEEAHVVFDSSQASEQDILTIIQKAGFNGILKQNVLPSASNETKISLRLWLLLLINIPFLIGMIGMMLNHHSWMMPPMWQFVLASIVQLWLAIPFYKGAIGSIRGGLANMDVLVSTGTLAIYLYSVFMLFYHQPMGHDGASHVYFEASVMVIGFVSLGKFLEERTKKQSLNSLGLLLQLTPKQVSVQRENRWETIPLDQVKIGDILRANQGERIAADGIVEQGSGWCDESHLTGESQPLEKMSQSPVLAGAMVTQGSLIYRANQLGQQTLLGDMMKALSEAQGTKAPIARFADKVAAVFVPAVLLISAITFGLTWWIKGDWVTALIHSVAVLVIACPCALGLATPAAIMVGMGKAVNAGIWFKDAASMEEAAHVDTVVLDKTGTLTHGDLKITAVWQPQSAVYSEEDLYRIAASVEQNANHPLAKAIVLAAQEKSLEIPTAFSVHSEVGMGISAHIDGIGLVKVGKPTYCELTLPDNMPQIWQIASIVAVSVDNSPIGAFALADSLKEDSLQAIQRLHQHNIDVVMMSGDQQSVVDYVAQQVGVKTAKGNCSPRDKAAYIEALRQQGKVVAMVGDGVNDAPALAMANVSFAMKSGSDVAEQTASATLMQHSVDQLVDGLMISRATLKNIKQNLFFALIYNVLGIPLAALGYLSPVLAGAAMAMSSLSVLSNALRLKRVKIK comes from the coding sequence ATGCAACAGAATAAAAAAATAGCCATTCAAATCGAGGGAATGACTTGCCAATCCTGTGCGAATCGAATTGAAAAGGTGCTGAATCGAAAAGATTTTGTCTCTGAAGCGGGTGTGAATTTTGCGGCAGAGGAAGCGCATGTCGTATTTGATTCATCTCAGGCTTCAGAACAAGATATTTTGACAATTATTCAAAAAGCTGGATTTAATGGCATTCTAAAGCAAAATGTGCTGCCTAGTGCATCTAATGAAACGAAGATTAGTCTGCGTTTATGGTTGCTTTTGTTGATTAATATTCCTTTTTTAATCGGAATGATCGGGATGATGCTTAATCATCATTCTTGGATGATGCCGCCAATGTGGCAATTTGTTCTTGCTAGCATTGTACAACTTTGGTTAGCCATCCCTTTTTATAAAGGTGCGATTGGTAGTATTCGAGGTGGTTTGGCTAATATGGATGTACTGGTGAGTACAGGTACATTGGCGATTTATCTCTATTCGGTCTTTATGCTGTTTTATCATCAGCCAATGGGGCATGATGGTGCATCTCATGTTTATTTTGAAGCATCGGTGATGGTCATTGGTTTCGTCAGCCTTGGGAAATTTCTTGAGGAAAGAACGAAGAAACAAAGCTTAAACAGTTTAGGGCTATTATTACAACTCACCCCAAAACAAGTTAGTGTTCAACGTGAAAATCGTTGGGAAACGATTCCTCTAGATCAAGTAAAAATAGGTGATATTTTACGAGCTAATCAAGGTGAACGTATTGCAGCTGATGGTATAGTTGAACAGGGGAGTGGTTGGTGCGATGAGAGTCATTTAACCGGTGAATCTCAACCATTAGAAAAAATGTCTCAAAGTCCTGTGCTTGCGGGGGCAATGGTGACACAAGGTAGCCTTATTTATCGAGCCAATCAACTCGGTCAGCAAACCCTATTGGGCGATATGATGAAAGCGCTCTCTGAGGCGCAAGGTACAAAGGCACCGATTGCTCGTTTTGCTGATAAAGTCGCTGCAGTATTTGTACCTGCCGTGTTATTAATTTCTGCGATAACATTTGGATTAACCTGGTGGATAAAAGGAGATTGGGTAACCGCTTTAATTCATTCGGTTGCTGTGTTAGTTATTGCTTGTCCTTGTGCGTTAGGGCTTGCTACACCTGCTGCCATAATGGTTGGTATGGGAAAAGCAGTTAATGCAGGGATTTGGTTTAAAGATGCTGCATCTATGGAAGAGGCAGCCCATGTGGATACGGTGGTATTAGATAAAACTGGTACGCTAACTCATGGAGACCTCAAAATCACCGCTGTTTGGCAACCACAAAGTGCGGTCTATTCTGAGGAAGATTTATATCGTATTGCGGCTTCCGTTGAGCAAAATGCCAATCACCCTTTAGCTAAAGCGATAGTCCTGGCAGCACAGGAAAAATCACTTGAAATTCCGACCGCATTTTCAGTTCATTCAGAAGTAGGTATGGGCATCTCAGCTCACATTGACGGAATAGGTTTGGTTAAAGTAGGTAAGCCGACTTATTGTGAATTAACCTTACCAGATAATATGCCTCAAATTTGGCAAATTGCGAGTATTGTTGCGGTATCTGTAGATAACAGTCCAATTGGCGCCTTTGCATTAGCAGACAGTTTAAAAGAGGATAGTTTGCAAGCGATTCAACGCTTACATCAACATAATATTGATGTGGTGATGATGAGTGGCGATCAGCAATCTGTCGTTGATTATGTTGCTCAGCAAGTAGGTGTGAAAACCGCGAAAGGTAATTGTAGTCCACGTGACAAAGCCGCTTATATTGAGGCATTACGCCAGCAAGGCAAAGTGGTGGCAATGGTTGGTGATGGTGTGAATGATGCACCAGCGTTAGCGATGGCTAATGTAAGCTTTGCGATGAAATCGGGTTCTGATGTTGCAGAGCAAACCGCATCGGCGACACTGATGCAGCATTCGGTTGATCAGTTAGTCGATGGCTTAATGATTTCTCGAGCAACATTAAAGAATATTAAACAAAACTTATTCTTTGCCCTCATTTACAATGTGCTAGGTATTCCACTTGCGGCATTAGGCTACTTAAGTCCTGTTTTGGCAGGAGCAGCCATGGCAATGAGTTCGCTTTCTGTGCTATCCAATGCATTGCGATTAAAACGAGTGAAAATTAAATAA
- the bamE gene encoding outer membrane protein assembly factor BamE: MQLKTFLGAVVLALSLTSCSTVQKVVYRIDVPQGNYLEAATVAQVKPGMTAQQVQYLLGTPVLIDPYSNLTWYYVFLQQHSYQKPEQHTFTVKFDQNGLVSSAELDKPLPEVAKQDENNTIISTPENAGKKSWWKFW; encoded by the coding sequence ATGCAATTAAAAACATTTTTAGGTGCAGTTGTTTTAGCATTAAGCTTAACTTCTTGTTCAACTGTACAAAAAGTAGTTTATCGTATTGATGTACCACAAGGTAACTATTTAGAAGCGGCCACTGTGGCACAAGTAAAACCTGGCATGACAGCCCAACAAGTACAATATTTACTTGGCACACCGGTTTTAATTGATCCTTATAGTAACTTAACTTGGTATTACGTGTTCTTACAACAACACTCTTACCAAAAACCTGAGCAGCACACATTTACTGTGAAATTCGATCAAAACGGTTTAGTGAGCAGTGCAGAATTAGATAAGCCATTACCTGAAGTGGCAAAACAAGACGAAAATAATACTATTATCAGCACACCTGAAAATGCAGGTAAGAAAAGCTGGTGGAAATTCTGGTAG
- a CDS encoding response regulator: MSKILLVDDDIELTDLLAEVLRLTGFEVEIANNGQEALDKLNSSHQLVLLDVMMPVLNGIETLKKIRQTSNVPVMMLTARGEEIDRVLGLELGADDYLPKPFNDRELVARIKAILRRVSPSESSQNSTALPSEENTLEFCGLVLHSGLQQASYKGQDLGLTGSEFALLHKLVLRPGQIVSREELSMNVLGKHLSPFDRSIDMHMSNLRKKLPERDNGLPWLKTLRGRGYLLVCE, encoded by the coding sequence ATGTCAAAAATTCTATTAGTTGATGATGATATTGAACTAACAGATTTGCTTGCAGAAGTTTTACGACTGACTGGTTTTGAAGTCGAAATTGCAAATAATGGTCAAGAAGCATTAGACAAATTAAACTCAAGTCACCAATTAGTCTTATTGGATGTTATGATGCCTGTATTAAACGGCATTGAAACACTCAAGAAAATTCGTCAAACATCAAATGTCCCTGTAATGATGCTAACTGCGCGTGGTGAAGAAATCGATCGTGTACTGGGCTTAGAACTTGGTGCCGATGACTATTTACCAAAACCATTTAACGATCGTGAGTTGGTTGCCCGCATTAAGGCGATTTTGCGTCGCGTTAGCCCATCAGAAAGTTCTCAAAATTCGACCGCACTTCCATCAGAAGAGAATACATTGGAATTTTGTGGTTTAGTCCTTCATTCTGGTCTTCAACAAGCCTCTTATAAAGGGCAAGATCTCGGTCTAACCGGCTCTGAATTTGCCCTACTTCATAAACTTGTGCTTCGCCCTGGACAAATTGTTTCTCGTGAAGAATTAAGTATGAATGTGCTTGGCAAACACCTTTCTCCTTTCGATCGCTCGATTGATATGCATATGTCAAACTTGCGCAAAAAACTTCCAGAAAGAGACAATGGCTTACCATGGCTGAAAACGCTACGTGGCCGTGGTTACTTATTGGTTTGTGAATAA
- the cueR gene encoding Cu(I)-responsive transcriptional regulator has product MNISEVAKLVGLSSKQIRDYEKSGLLKPAQRSLSGYRHYEEKDLERLRFIRHSRDVGFSLQQIHQLLQLQDNPNRSSREVKALTTQHIKTLNEQIRHLQKMVEELERWHNACQGNDCPECSILEGLKG; this is encoded by the coding sequence ATGAACATTAGTGAAGTAGCAAAATTAGTGGGTTTATCAAGTAAACAAATTCGAGATTATGAAAAGTCCGGCTTATTAAAGCCTGCCCAACGAAGCCTTTCGGGTTACCGTCATTATGAAGAAAAAGATTTAGAACGACTACGTTTTATTCGTCATTCTCGAGATGTTGGGTTTTCACTCCAACAAATTCACCAACTTTTGCAATTACAGGATAATCCTAATCGTAGTAGCCGAGAAGTTAAAGCGCTCACGACGCAGCATATTAAAACATTGAATGAGCAAATTCGTCACTTGCAAAAAATGGTAGAGGAATTAGAACGATGGCATAACGCTTGTCAGGGCAATGATTGCCCTGAATGCAGTATTTTGGAAGGATTAAAAGGATAA